In one window of Mercurialis annua linkage group LG4, ddMerAnnu1.2, whole genome shotgun sequence DNA:
- the LOC126677807 gene encoding 30S ribosomal protein S6 alpha, chloroplastic — MASMSSTSTLINSSPFRPKSFSKFPSVSLPRAFKPFRKSHGVVGLSVKAQALDFSGSFYEGSGFGSDDDPSSLGGSGMTAVEEKEMPECPPGLRQYETMAVLRPDMSEDERLALTQKYEELLVAGGGMYVEVFNRGVIPLAYSIKKRNKAGETNTYLDGIYLLFSYFTKPESIDVLEGTLKTDDEIIRSSSFKIRKRKF, encoded by the exons ATGGCATCAATGTCGTCGACTTCTACACTAATAAATTCATCCCCGTTTCGCCCCAAATCTTTCTCCAAATTCCCATCCGTATCCCTACCTCGTGCCTTTAAACCTTTTCGAAAGAGCCATGGTGTTGTTGGTCTGAGTGTAAAGGCTCAAGCGTTGGACTTCTCGGGTTCGTTTTATGAGGGTTCTGGGTTCGGGTCGGATGATGACCCGTCGTCGCTAGGTGGGTCGGGTATGACAGCTGTGGAGGAAAAGGAGATGCCTGAGTGTCCGCCTGGGCTTCGACAGTACGAGACAATGGCGGTTTTGAGACCTGATATGTCTGAAGATGAACGCCTTGCTCTTACCCAGAAATACGAGGAG TTGCTTGTTGCTGGAGGTGGCATGTATGTGGAGGTGTTCAACAGAGGTGTCATTCCTTTAGCCTACAGCATCAAGAAGAGAAACAAAGCAGGAGAAACTAATACGTACTTGGACGGTATCTATCTTCTCTTTAGCTACTTCACCAAACCTGAGTCCATTGATGTACTTGAAGGAACATTGAAGACAGACGATGAAATTATCCGATCATCCAGTTTCAAAATTAGAAAGAGGAAGTTTTAG